From a region of the Vanrija pseudolonga chromosome 2, complete sequence genome:
- the RIB7 gene encoding 2,5-diamino-6-ribosylamino-4(3H)-pyrimidinone 5'-phosphate reductase: MDLPARPVVPPFLTQLVASRTLAAKQSGRPHVTLTWAQSLDAKLAGPGGARVILSGKESMLMTHWLRTMHDAILIGVSTAVLDDPRLKIQLVPQDDPSLLPPQPIVFDPSLRLSPTARMISEWAKHGANNEQAVGPGIVRQPWIVCGEKASLEQERVLVHAGARVIRVVLDDDGLVPPTALPEIMTELGLSSIMIEGGSRVLSTFLHAGDRPDGSKLVDSVIVTVAPAFIGEGVGVVPVGEDVGLPPLKYLHTETMGKDAVMVDSAAKTILMHLDSQREGQAKFVLKDIDDHHVLVKTAHVEEIRDALASELEKNTYVPDPDMR; the protein is encoded by the exons ATGGACCTGCCCGCGCGGCCCGTCGTGCCGCCCTTCCTCACGCAGCTGGTGGcctcgcgcacgctcgcggcgaAGCAGAGCGGACGGCCACATGTCACGCTGACGTGGGCGCAGTCGCttgacgccaagctcgctgggcctggcggcgcgcgcgtcatcCTGAGCGGCAAGGAGAGCATGCTCATGACGCATTG GCTGCGGACGATGCACGACGCGATCCTTATCGGCGTCAGCACCGCCGTGCTTGACGACCCCCGACTGAAGA TCCAGCTCGTGCCCCAGGACGatccctccctcctccccccgcAGCCGATCGTCTTCGACCCCTCCCTCCGCCTCTCGCCCACGGCGCGCATGATCTCCGAGTGGGCCAAGCACGGCGCGAACAACGAGCAGGCTGTCGGGCCGGGTATTGTGCGGCAGCCGTGGATCGTGTGCGGGGAGAAGGCGAGCCTCGAGCaggagcgcgtgctcgtgcaTGCTGGGGCTAGGGTTATCCGAGTCGTGCTGGACGATGATG GCCTCGTGCCCCCCACCGCCCTGCCGGAAATCATgaccgagctcggcctgtcCTCGATCATGATCGAAGGCGGCAGCCGCGTGCTCTCGACGTTCctgcacgccggcgaccgcCCAGACGGGagcaagctcgtcgacagcgtcATTGTgaccgtcgcgccggcgttcataggcgagggcgtcggcgtcgtgccaGTC GGAGAAGACGTCGGCCTCCCGCCGCTCAAGTACCTCCACACCGAGACGATGGGCAAGGACGCAGTCATGGT CGACTCGGCGGCCAAGACGATCCTGATGCACCTCGACTCGCAGAGGGAAGGCCAGGCAAAGTTTGTGCTCAAGGACA tcgacgaccaccacgtCCTCGTCAAGACCGCACACGTCGAGGAGATCCGCGACGCGCtagcgagcgag CTCGAGAAGAACACCTATGTGCCGGATCCCGACATGCGGTAG
- the allB1 gene encoding putative allantoinase 1, with product MSLPPLADLANNDALHSALSTLFEPTPALEHTLLPAVSARLSTSPAQSYGALVDLCAEVALQWDWGDKAAFVAGHPMIGEVKGLSAHSAKEQGVKPTAPVVLARLAHLNALYNAVFPGLRYITFVNGRTRAQIVPELEEAIGLPLSPVPLPDDFEAGVPSLESDEVRKLVRDPSGEQWKAECDRAIADVWLIAHSRLQNMGLE from the exons ATGTccctcccgccgctcgccgacctaGCAAACAACGACGCGCTCCACTCGGCCCTCTCGACGCTCTTCGAGCCTACCCCAGCACTGGAACACACCCTCCTCCctgccgtctcggcgcgccTCAGCACCTCCCCTGCGCAGTCGTacggcgcgctcgtggaCCTGTGCGCCGAGGTCGCTCTGCAGTGGGACTGGGGGGACAAGGCGGCCTTCGTTGCCGGCCACCCGATGATCGGCGAGGTGAAGGGCCTGTCGGCGCACAGCGCGAAGGAGCAAGGGGTCAAGCCCACTGCGCCCGTCGTCCTGGCCCG CCTCGCCCACCTCAACGCGCTGTACAACGCTGTCTTTCCAGGCCTCAGGTACATCACCTTCGTGAACGGGCGTACCCGCGCCCAGATCGTACCCGAGCTCGAAGAGGCCATCGGGCTGCCCCTGTCCCCTGTGCCGCTGCCGGACGACTTTGAGGCCGGCGTACCTtcgctcgagtcggacgaggTGCGCAAGCTCGTACGGGATCCGTCTGGCGAACAGTGGAAAGCAGAGTGCGATCGCGCCATTGCCGATGTGTGGCTCATCGCCCACTCGCGCCTCCAGAACATGGGCCTGGAGTAG
- the TRP-1 gene encoding Tryptophan synthase: MSEAIKRVFEKKREEDQAAFVSFITSGFPTAESTVPLLLAAEAGGADIIELGIPFSDPSADGPVIQKANNVAIENGVDYKRSLEFVREARAKGLKAPIIFMGYYNSFLAYGEEKAVKDAAAAGANGYIIVDLPPEEAVSFRNICRKEGVSYVPLIAPSTTIDRVKFLSTIADSFIYVVSKMAVTGSSSGVGMNTALPDLIRKIQSVTPVPLAVGFGVSNRTHYDFVTSAGADGVVVGSKIINVIEDAPKGQEAAALEKYCADMTLKGQNPPPLGRKNPANDAAGKPDPALPIPPSLEADKAEFAVKAGERLPSKFGAYGGAYVAESLVQCLNELEEAYIKASQDPEFWKEYESMFEYIGRPSSLYYADRLTEHFGGAKIWLKREDLNHTGSHKLNNAIGQILLAKRLGKTRIIAETGAGQHGVATATVCAKFGMECVVYMGAEDVRRQEMNVFRMKMLGATVVPCTSGTQTLKDAVNEAMREWVTRLDTTHYLIGSAIGPHPFPTIVRDFQRVIGREIKQQLAEKAGKLPDVVVACVGGGSNAIGTFYDFIPDETVRLIGVEAGGHGVNTTLHSATLSKGVPGVVHGAASYIIQDEGGQLIPTHSISAGLDYNSVGPEHAYLKDLGRAEYMVADDIECLTAFRLTTQLEGIIPALESSHGLWGGFQVAKSLPKDKDVVICLSGNGAKDVEEVLLTLKKKEWADKLDWHVAQ, translated from the exons ATGTCCGAAGCAATCAAGCGCGTCTTTGAGAAGAAgcgggaggag GACCAGGC CGCGTTCGTGTCCTTCATCACTTCGGGCTTCCCCACCGCCGAGTCGACtgtccccctcctcctggccgctgaggcaggcggcgccgacatcaTCGAGCTCGGTATCCCCTTCTCCGACCCCAGTGCCGACGGCCCCGTGATCCAGAAGGCCAACAAT GTCGCTATCGAGAACGGCGTTGACTACAAGCGCTCGCTCGAGTTTGTGCGCGAGGCCCGCGCCAAGGGCCTCAAGGCCCCCATCATCTTCATGG GCTACTACAACTCGTTCCTTGCCtacggcgaggagaaggctgtcaaggacgccgcggctgccggcgccaacggcTACATCATCGTCGACCTTCCCCCTGAGGAGGCTGTCTCGTTCCGCAACATCTGCCGCAAGGAGGGTGTGTCATACGTTCCCCTCATTGCTCCTTCGACCACTATCGACCGTGTCAAGTTCCTTTCCACCATCGCCGACTCGTTCATCTACGTTGTCTCCAAG atGGCCGTTaccggctcgtcgtctggcgtCGGCATGAACACTGCCCTCCCCGACCTCATTCGCAAGATCCAGAGCGTCACCCCCGTCCCGCTCGCTGTCGGCTTTGGTGTGTCCAACCGCACCCACTACGACTTTGTCACCtctgctggcgccgacggtgTTGTCGTTGGCTCCAAGATCATCAACGTGATCGAGGACGCTCCCAAGGGCCAGGAGGctgccgcgctcgagaagTACTGCGCCGACATGACCCTCAAGGGCCAGaacccccctcccctcggcCGCAAGAACCCCGCCAACGACGCTGCTGGCAAGCCCGACCCCGCTCTCCCCATCCCTCcctcgctcgaggccgacaaggccgagttCGCTGTCAAGGCTGGTGAGCGCCTTCCTTCCAAGTTCGGCGCCTACGGTGGTGCCTACGTCGCCGAGTCGCTCGTCCAGTGCCTCAacgagcttgaggaggccTACATCAAGGCTAGCCAGGACCCCGAGTTCTGGAAAGAGTACGAGAGCATGTTCGAGTACATTGGCCGCCCCTCGTCGCTCTACTACGCCGACCGTCTGACCGAGCACTTTGGCGGTGCCAAGATCTGgctcaagcgcgaggacCTCAACCACACGGGTTCGCACAAGCTCAACAACGCTATCGGCCAgatcctcctcgccaagcgccTTGGCAAGACCCGCATCATTGCCGAGACCGGTGCTGGCCAGCACGGTGTGGCTACTGCCACTGTCTGTGCCAAGTTCGGCATGGAGTGCGTCGTCTAcatgggcgccgaggacgtccGTCGCCAGGAGATGAATGTCTTCCGCATGAAGATGCTCGGCGCGACTGTCGTCCCCTGCACTTCGGGCACCCAGACCCTCAAGGACGCTGTCAACGAGGCCATGCGCGAGTGGGTCACCCGTCTCGACACGACCCACTACCTCATCGGCTCGGCCATCGGCCCTCACCCCTTCCCCACCATTGTCCGTGACTTCCAGCGTGTCATTGGCCGTGAGAtcaagcagcagctcgccgagaaggccggcaAGCTCCCCGATGTCGTCGTTGCCTGTGTCGGTGGTGGCTCGAACGCCATCGGCACGTTCTACGACTTCATCCCCGACGAGACTGTCCGCCTCATTggtgtcgaggccggcggccaCGGTGTCAACACCACCCTGCACTCGGCCACCCTGTCCAAGGGTGTCCCCGGTGTCGTGCACGGCGCGGCCTCGTACATTATCCAGGACGAGGGTGGCCAGCTCATCCCCACACACTCGATCTCGGCTGGTCTCGACTACAACTCGGTCGGCCCCGAGCACGCCTacctcaaggacctcggccGTGCCGAGTACatggtcgccgacgacattgagTGCCTGACGGCCTTCCGCCTCACGACACAGCTCGAGGGCATCATCCCCGCCCTCGAGTCAAGTCACGGCCTCTGGGGCGGCTTCCAGGTCGCCAAGTCGCTgcccaaggacaaggacgtTGTTATTTGCTTGTCGGGCAACGGcgccaaggacgtcgaggaggtgctgctcacgctcaagaagaaggagtgggccgacaagctcgactGGCACGTCGCGCAGTAG
- the Dcaf13 gene encoding DDB1- and CUL4-associated factor 13 — MVKIKMISRSLDDHLPSSSTAPHPLQRNLAPHLHPFAKPREYTRAMTAVKLERMFAKPFVAALGGHQDGAYVLGKDPRRVSVVAAGGGDGEVIVHSLSMRRPLLKIQAHQGMVGGVCWTSEVRDGKRGVITCGKTDGTVKIWRSKAFAPGMRVDEEEEGGEQTLDIAGAVGEDADEEDDLAMDEGKRDTVGLNLQPSMVYNSKGGFNGIDHHRTDGVFATASNVVQVWDETRSSPLSTLQFGSSLETVTSVKFNQSETSVLASVGNDRTMCLYDIRTGKAERRIVMRMTSNALSWCPTLPTVMLLASEDHNLYTYDLRNLESPTQIYKGHVGAVMGCDWSPTGEEFTSGSYDRTVRLWNRDGGKSRDVYHTKRMQRVFDVTYTATADFVLSASDDGNVRIWKAKASQKLGPVSTKERQAMEYRQKLVEQWSTEKHVRSIKDQRHVPKSIHNATNLKREMIEAQKVKEDRRRKHSRAGKEKPKAERKSHHCGAKVSELNLLYHYHAIDITMFGANAGHAAGQRQGHNDAATRDPLAAWPGPKERRASEYDGLVSAWPGTRTWPKEVMVCASGAAPFRLLASLPCSPPAVFTFL, encoded by the exons ATGGTG AAAATCAAAATGATCTCGAGGTCGCTAGACGACCACCTaccttcctcctcgacggccccGCACCCACTGCAGCGCAACCTCGCGCCACACCTGCACCCGTTCGCCAAGCCGCGCGAGTACACGCGTGCGATGACTGCCGTCAAGCTGGAGCGCATGTTCGCCAAGCcgttcgtcgccgcgcttggcggACACCAGGACGGTGCCTACGTGCTCGGCAAGGACccgcggcgcgtgtcggtcgttgccgctggcggcggtgacggcgaggtgaTCGTGCACTCGCTGTCCATGCGCCGGCCGCTCCTCAAGATCCAGGCGCACCAGGGCATGGTCGGTGGTGTGTGCTGGACCtccgaggtgcgcgacggcAAGCGCGGCGTCATCACCTGCGGCAAGACGGACGGAACGGTCAAGATCTGGCGCTCCAAGGCGTTCGCACCCGGCATGcgcgtggacgaggaggaagagggtGGCGAGCAAACGCTGGATATCGCCGGTGCGGTTGGAGaagatgccgacgaggaggacgacctgGCCATggacgagggcaagcgcgaTACTGTTGGCCTCAACCTCCAGCCGAGCATGGTGTACAACTCTAAGGGCGGCTTCAATGGCATCGACCACCACCGTACCGACGGTGTGTTCGCCACGGCGTCGAACGTCGTTCAGGTGTGGGACGAGACCCGCTCAAGTCCGTTGTCGACGCTGCAGTtcggctcgtcgctcgagacGGTCACGAGCGTCAAGTTCAACCAGAGCGAGACCAGCGTGCTGGCATCGGTCGGCAACGACCGCACAATGTGTCTCTACGACATTCGTACcggcaaggccgagcgccgtATCGTCATGCGCATGACGTCGAACGCACTGTCGTGGTGCCCCACACTCCCTACGGTCATGTTGCTTGCGTCCGAGGACCACAACCTGTACACGTACGACCTGCGTAACCTCGAGTCCCCTACACAGATCTACAAGGGACATGTGGGTGCCGTGATGGGCTGCGACTGGA GCCCCACGGGTGAGGAGTTTACCTCTGGATCCTACGACCGCACGGTCCGCCTGTGGAACCGTGATGGTGGCAAGTCACGCGACGTGTACCACACGAAGCGTATGCAGCG TGTTTTCGATGTCACCTacacggccacggccgacTTTGTCCTGTCTGCttccgacgacggcaacgtcAGGATATGGAAGGCCAAGGCGTCGCAGAAGCTCGGACCCGTGTCCACCAAGGAGCGCCAGGCGATGGAGTACCGCCAGAAGCTGGTGGAGCAGTGGTCGACAGAGAAACATGTGCGCTCGATCAAGGACCAGCGCCATGTCCCCAAGAGCATCCACAACGCGACCAACCTCAAGCGCGAGATGATCGAGGCGCAAaaggtcaaggaggaccGCCGGCGCAAGCACTCGCGAGCGGGCAAggagaagcccaaggccgagcgcaaga GCCATCATTGTGGAGCAAAAGTGAGCGAGTTGAACCTGTTGTACCATTACCATGCCATAGACATCACCATGTTCGGAGCGAacgccgggcacgccgcggGCCAGAGGCAAGGCCacaacgacgccgccactCGAGATCCACTTGCAGCATGGCCCGGCCCAAAggagcggcgggcgtcggAATACGACGGCCTGGTATCTGCGTGGCCTGGAACAAGAACATGGCCAAAGGAGGTGATGGTTTGTGCGTCTGGCGCCGCCCCCTttcgcctcctcgcctccttGCCTTGTTCGCCCCCGGCAGTGTTTACTTTTCTGTAA